TTCTTTACTATACTCGCTCCAGTAATATGTTAGCCATTGTTTATGCAGCTCTGCCGCTTTTTGCGCCAGATCACTTGCAGGGTCTCCGGTTTTGAGCGCTTGAGTTAATGTTTCGGCTACTTTATTTGCAAGATGTGTTACTTCTTCATACTCTTCCTCTGTCATATTTTTAAACTTTTGATTAGACTTGTTAACGACATTTTCCCCGTATTTCTCACGAATTTCTTTACCATATCTCTCTTCATTATCATCAATCATTTTTTGCTTAAAACCTTCGAATTTTTCTTTATCCGTCATCATTATTCTCCCTTCTTTTGAAGCAATTGTTTTTTCCACATTAGCGATCAACTGATTTAGTTGATTTCTTTTGTCCAGGAGTTTTTTACGATGCTCTGCAAGGGCGTTAGCTGCGTTAAAGGAGGGATCATTCACGATCGCTTTTATCGTGTCTAGACTGATTCCAAGTTCTCTATAAAACAAAATTTGCTGTAATTTGTCAATCTCAGTCTGACCATAAATTCGATATCCAGACGAGTTTATTCTTGCCGGCTTAAGAATGTCAATCTCATCATAATACCGCAGTGTTCTCGTGCTGATTCCTGCCAGATGAGCAAGTTTTTGCACCGTGTATTCCATGTAATTACCTCCTGACAACATCACTGTATACTTTTACGTAACGTCAAGGTCAATACTTTTGCAAAAAAATTCTAGATAGGGAGAATAGCATACTTTTATTATGCATGGTCATTACATGCTCTTAAGGATAAACCAGGAAATATAAAAAAGCTTGCCGACAATTACACCAGCAAGCTTTTCATTATAAGGCTTCATATAGACCTCATTGTTTATATGTATATGTGCTACAGATTTATGATGTAGGTGAAGAAGTTGGAGCATCTGCTGGATCAAGTGATAGAGGTTGTTTGCAAAACATGCACTCATCACGCAGACCGACCACCTTTGTTACTTTGTTGCAGCTTGGACAGTATACTTGAGTAGCCTTTGTGGAAACCATACCGAGCCACATGTACATGACCGTACTTCCCATAATACAAAGAAAGCCAAACACTAAAAAAATGGACATCATGATAGCACTACCAGCAAACCATGATCCTAAAAAGCCTGCAAAGGCAGAGTAGCCGATATACATAATAATAATACCAATAAATACCATTCCGAGTGCTAATGTCCGTAATTTATTCAGCTTGCCTGAAAATAACATGTACTTTTCCCTCCTGTAGCATTCCTACAAAATTATAGCATGTTTTGCAAAAAAATACCTCCTCAAAAATTCGAGGAGGAAAGAAGGATATAGTTAGTACCTCAGGAAGAGTAAAAGAAATGTACAAAACCATCATAAATCATCATTAACACTATGTCAATAGTAGAAGGTGAAAATAGCTGGTTTGTCGAATGATTTAAGTATAGACAATTATGATATTGAAAAGGTGAATTGCCTTACAAAGCGTGAGAGGAGGTTGTGTACAGTATGGATGACACATTTTCCACTTCGTTTCTTTTAGAATTAATGGACAATGAAGCGGAATCACTCGTTCGAGTACAATCGAATGGGCAGAAAAGTACGTTAATTGACGGATTTGATGAATTATATCTCGTTGTTGTAAAAGAGATGCGAGAAAAGATAAGAGTAAAGAATCTTTTACATAATGCTGCTAATATTCAAGTGCGTTGGGTAGATCAACAATATTTTGCTCATATTATTGAAAATCGCTTTCACCGACGATTTGTTCAGTGGGCGTTACAAGGCGAAATATTGTACGACAAAAATAACTATATAGCACAAGTGAGAAGCAAATTTTCCACTTATCCCTCGGTGTTTCACAGACGAACTGTTTGCGTGGAATTTACACGCTTTTTACGTCACTATTTAGAAGCAAAAGAACATCTTAGTGAAGAGCAGGTATTCGAGGCCTATAATAGTATGTTTCGTGCTTTACATCATTGGGCGAGATTGGCAGTCATTGAGGCAGGTCAGGTGCCTGAGACAGTTGTGTGGGAACAAGTTTCTAAAATTGACTACTCTATTTTCAAACTTTATGAAGAACTTATTACAACAAATGATCCGCTCGAGAAGCGGATTGAACTGCTGCTATTGGCCAGCGAGTTCTCCGTGATCTCTAAGATGGCGGAATGCAGTCGGTTTTTATTTGATATCATGCGAACAAAAAAAGAACCATGGTCAGTTAATGAACTGCTGCATCATCCTGAATTCGAAG
This window of the Aneurinibacillus sp. REN35 genome carries:
- a CDS encoding MerR family transcriptional regulator; the protein is MEYTVQKLAHLAGISTRTLRYYDEIDILKPARINSSGYRIYGQTEIDKLQQILFYRELGISLDTIKAIVNDPSFNAANALAEHRKKLLDKRNQLNQLIANVEKTIASKEGRIMMTDKEKFEGFKQKMIDDNEERYGKEIREKYGENVVNKSNQKFKNMTEEEYEEVTHLANKVAETLTQALKTGDPASDLAQKAAELHKQWLTYYWSEYSKEAHAGIAQMYVDDERFKAYYDEKQPGTAEFLRDAIWIYTGFAK
- a CDS encoding DUF2614 family zinc ribbon-containing protein; this encodes MLFSGKLNKLRTLALGMVFIGIIIMYIGYSAFAGFLGSWFAGSAIMMSIFLVFGFLCIMGSTVMYMWLGMVSTKATQVYCPSCNKVTKVVGLRDECMFCKQPLSLDPADAPTSSPTS
- a CDS encoding nucleotidyltransferase-like protein, with translation MDDTFSTSFLLELMDNEAESLVRVQSNGQKSTLIDGFDELYLVVVKEMREKIRVKNLLHNAANIQVRWVDQQYFAHIIENRFHRRFVQWALQGEILYDKNNYIAQVRSKFSTYPSVFHRRTVCVEFTRFLRHYLEAKEHLSEEQVFEAYNSMFRALHHWARLAVIEAGQVPETVVWEQVSKIDYSIFKLYEELITTNDPLEKRIELLLLASEFSVISKMAECSRFLFDIMRTKKEPWSVNELLHHPEFEGVQFDLILLLEKLVKRSLLKEVPVESEYGIEKKYSMI